The following proteins are co-located in the Athene noctua chromosome 16, bAthNoc1.hap1.1, whole genome shotgun sequence genome:
- the CABLES2 gene encoding CDK5 and ABL1 enzyme substrate 2, which translates to MAAATACGSPPPRPPRDQPPPPPRKRGDSRRRQAALFFLNNISLDGRPPCPPAEKPPLPAGPGDGEEAAAAVEPAGAPPPRLLSPLPACQPPPALLLPGVPPLAAAAGAKGEADPPRGGIFLPQLLLGGPLCPPPPAPPALPGMLAAAKPGAPGLLSPTQSAAGGGFALEAQRQRRRFISQRCSLDFLEDIVEYASVRRTKHISGSPRHKSLKKMHFIKNMRQYDTKNSRIVLICAKRTLCVAFSILPYGESLRISDLKMEGQKQRHPSGGVSVSTEMVLGLEGVELGADGKVVSYAKFLYPTNALVVRKADSHGAVPSCRASASRSLPASRYKPVTAKTIPATTDIGSEAGEAAEYDPNLLDDPQWPCGKHKRVLIFASYMTTVIEYVKPSDLKKDMNETFREKFPHIKLTLSKIRSLKREMRNLSEECNLEPVTVSMAYVYFEKLVLQGKLNKQNRKLCAGACVLLAAKISSDLRKHEVKHLIDKLEERFRFNRRDLIGFEFTVLVALELALYLPENQVLPHYRRLTQQS; encoded by the exons ATGGCCGCGGCCACGGCGTGCGGctccccgcctccccgcccgccccgcgaccagccgccgccgccgccgcggaaGCGGGGCGATTCCCGGCGGCGACAGGCCGCGCTCTTCTTCCTCAACAACATCTCCCTGGACggccgcccgccctgcccgcccgccgagaagccgccgctgcccgccggcccggGCGatggggaggaggcggcggcggcggtggagCCGGCCGGAGCTCCCCCCCCGCGCCTGCTGTCCCCGCTGCCCGCCTGCcagccgccgcccgccctgcTGCTGCCCGGCGTCcccccgctcgccgccgccgccggagccaaGGGGGAGGCGGACCCTCCCCGCGGGGGCATCTTCCTGCCGCAGCTGCTGCTGGGCGGCccgctctgcccgccgcccccggcgccgcccgccctgccGGGGATGCTGGCGGCCGCCAAACCGGGCGCCCCGGGGCTGCTGAGCCCCACgcagagcgcggcgggcggcggcttcGCGCTGGAGGCGCAGCGGCAGAG AAGGCGTTTTATCTCCCAGCGCTGCTCTCTAGACTTTTTAGAAGACATAGTGGAATATGCCAGTGTACGAAG AACCAAGCATATATCTGGGTCTCCAAGACACAAAAGTTTGAAGAAGATGCACTTCATCAAGAACATGAGGCAGTATGACACCAAGAACAGCAG GATAGTGTTAATCTGTGCTAAACGAACACTGTGTGTGGCTTTTTCTATCCTACCTTACGGGGAGAGTTTACGGATCAG TGATCTAAAAATGGAAGGACAGAAGCAACGACATCCTTCTGGAGGAGTTTCAGTCTCTACTGAGATGGTGCTTGGACTGGAAGGAGTAGAGCTGGGTGCTGATGGCAAG gttgtgtCCTATGCAAAATTCTTGTATCCGACCAATGCCCTAGTTGTTCGCAAAGCTGACAGCCATGGTGCTGTTCCCTCATGTCGAGCTAGTGCTTCACGGAGTCTTCCTGCGTCAAGATATAAACCTGTGACAGCAAAAACGATACCAGCAACCACAGACATTG GAAGTGAAGCTGGGGAAGCCGCAGAGTATGATCCAAATCTTCTGGATGATCCTCAGTGGCCCTGTGGAAAACATAAACGTGTTCTCATCTTTGCCTCTTACATG ACTACAGTCATAGAATATGTGAAACCCTCGGACCTTAAAAAGGATATGAACGAAACCTTTAGAGAGAAATTTCCTCATATCAAGTTGACACTGAGCAAAATTAGGAG TTTAAAGAGAGAGATGCGGAACCTGAGTGAAGAGTGCAATCTGGAGCCGGTTACTGTCTCCATGGCGTATGTTTACTTTGAGAAGCTCGTCCTCCAAGGCAAACTCAACAAACAGAACCGCAAACTGTGTGCTGGTGCTTGCGTTCTGCTTGCAGCCAAGATCAGCAGTGATCTCAGGAAACATGAAGTGAAACACCTTATAGAT AAACTAGAAGAGAGATTCAGATTCAACAGAAGAGATCTCATCGGTTTTGAGTTCACCGTCCTTGTAGCTTTGGAACTGGCTCTCTATCTTCCTGAAAACCAAGTTTTACCTCATTACAGACGGCTCACGCAACAGTCTTAA
- the RPS21 gene encoding small ribosomal subunit protein eS21 — protein MQNDAGEFVDLYVPRKCSASNRIIGAKDHASIQINISEVDKVTGRVNGQFKTYAICGAIRRMGESDDSILRLAKNDGIVSKNF, from the exons ATGCAGAACGACGCTGGGGAGTTTGTGGACCTCTACGTCCCTCGGAAATG CTCTGCCAGCAACCGAATAATTGGTGCTAAGGATCATGCTTCTATTCAGATCAATATTTCTGAG GTTGACAAGGTAACAGGCAGAGTAAATGGCCAGTTCAAAACATATGCCATTTGTGGAGCAATTCGTAGAATG ggtgaaTCAGATGACTCTATTCTGCGTCTGGCAAAAAATGATGGAATTGTTTCCAA gAACTTCTAA